The Streptomyces capitiformicae genome contains the following window.
GGGGTGACGCACGGCGCGGGCGCGGCGACGGTCGCCGCGATGACCTTCGGCCTCACCTCGTACGCCGTCCTGCCGTACGTCTCCGTCGCGGGCGGGATGCTGGCCGCTCTGCTGGTCTATGTGCTCGCGTGGCGGGGCGGTCTCGCCGCCTCGCGGTTCGTGCTGGTGGGCATCGGCATCTCGGTGGCGCTCGGCTCCCTGACCCGGCTGCTGGTGACCAAGGGCGACTACCTCGTCGCCCAGCAGGCCAAGACCTGGCTCACCGGGTCGCTCAACGGCCGCGGCTACGACCAGGCGGCGCCCCTCGCGACCGTCCTCCTCCTGCTGGTGCCGTTCCTGCTGTGGGCGGCGCGGGCACAGCGGAACGCGGCGTTCGACGACGACACGGCCACCGCCCTCGGCATCAGGCTCGGCCGGGTGCGGCTCGGACTGAGCGTGCTCGGCGTCGTCCTCGCCTCCGCCGCGACCGGTGCCGCGGGCCCCGTCGACTTCGTGGCCCTGCTCGCCCCGCAGATCGCCCGCCGGCTCACCCGCACCCCGCACCCTCCCCTGGTGTGCGCCGCGCTGACGGGCGCCCTGATCGTGGTCGTCGCGGACCTGCTGGCCCGCAAGCTGCTCTCGCCCCTGGAGCTGCCGGTCGGCGTGTTCACCGCCTTCGTCGGCGCCCCGTATCTGCTGTGGCTGATCGTCCGCACCCGTAGCGGCCGTATCGGAGGAACCGCGTGACCGTACGGGACATGAGTACGTGCCGCCGTGCGGGGAAGCACTCAACCCGGTTGTGCCCCGCCCACAGGGTTCTCGTAAGGTAAGGCTCACCTTAGCGCCACCGGGCTGGTGGCCGCTGACTCGTACGACTGGAGCCCCCCATGCCTCTCCTCCCCCGCCGCGGCACCGCCGCAGCCGCCCTCGCACTCGCCACCGCGCTGTCCCTGACGGCGTGCGGCGGATCCTCCGACGATGGCGAGGCGAGTCCTTCCGCCGGGGCCGGCAACAAGAAGGACGTCGCCAAGGGCGGGAAGGACTTCGCGGACGCCGCGAAGAAGACCGCCGCGATGGGCACCGACGCCGAGCCCGGCGAATGGCCCCGCACCGTCACCCACGCCATGGGCAAGACCGAGATCAAGACCCAGCCCAAGCGGGTCGTCGTCCTCGACGTCGGTGAGCTCGACAACGTTGTTTCGCTGGGCATCGAGCCGGTGGGCCTCGCCCCCACCGAGGGCTCCCCCGAGCTGCCGTCGTACTTGAAGAAGGACTCGGGCAACCCGAAGAACGTCGGCACGATCAACAACCTCAACCTGGAGGCGATCGCCGCGCTCAAGCCCGACCTGATCCTCGGCAGCCAGTTGCGCGCCGCCGACAAGTACGACGAGCTGTCCCAGATCGCGCCGACCGTCTTCTCCGTCCGCCCCGGCTTCACCTGGAAGGAGAACTACCTCCTCAACGCGGCCGCCCTCGACAAGACCGCACAGGCGAAGGAGAAGCTCGCGGCGTACGAGGAGAAGGCCGACGCGCTGGGTGAGAAGCTCGGCGACGACAAACCGACCGTCTCGATGGTCCGCTTCATGCCCGACGGCGTCATCCGCCTCTACGCCAACGCCTCGTTCATCGGCACGATTCTCAAGGACTCCGGCATCCCCCGGCCCGAGAACCAGGACATCGAGGACCTCGCGGCCGAGATCAGCGCCGAGAACATCGACCAGGCAGACGCCGACTACATCTTCACCGGCGTCTACGGCGACCCCAAGGCCACCGACAAGTCCAAGGCCCAGGGCAACCCGCTGTGGAAGAACCTCGACGCCGTCAAGGCCGGCCACGCCTACGACGTTCCGGACGAGACCTGGTACCTCGGCCTCGGCGTGACCGCGGCGGACGAAGTGCTCGCCGACCTGGAGCAGCACCTCACCAAGTAGGCCCGACCGCGGCGGTACTGGAGGCGGTTCCACCGTGGGCACGGCGTCAGTCCGCTGTCTGTGCCCGGCCCTGCGTCACCTTCCGCAGCAGCGGCCTGCTGCCCGCGATCGCGGTGAGCATGGCCGGCGCGCCGACGGCCACGCAGATCACCAGTTGCACGGCACCGGAGATGTTGATCGTGGTGCCGGCCGCCTTGTTGAGCTGCATCGCGCCGAAGAGCGCCCATCCCGGTGGTACCGCCGGCCAGGACGGTCAACGGGATGACGGTCTCGCGGATCCGGGCCCGGTCCAGCACCTCCAGCGGGGTGCCGGACAGCCGCAGCAGGCCGTGGACGCGGCGCCGGTCGAGGACGTTCGCGGCGGCCGTGAGGCCTGCGGAGGCGGCCGCGACGAGGAAGCTCAGCACCAGGGTGGCGGTACTGACCGTGGCGATGCGGGCGGTGACGGTGTCGTCCGGCGCGGACACTCAGTCCTGCGTGAAGGCGTACCTGCCCGGCCCGAGCGGCGTCAGGGCGGTGACGGCGGTGTCGATGCGTTCCTGCCCGCCGGGGACATGGGCGATCACGCCGTTGACACCGCCGAGCAGGCTGTCGTAGTCGTCCTCGCTCGTGACGGCGACGGTCGACGGACGACGGCCGCGGCGGCACCCAGCTCCCGGCGGCCGCCCACGGCGGCGGCTTCGGCTTCGTCGGCCTGAAGGAGCGGGTGACCGCGCTGGGCGGCGAACTGGACACCGGCCCGCGGGGCGGCGTGGGGTGGGAGGTGCGGGCGGTGTTTCCGGCGCGGAAATCCTGAGAGCGTCGCCCGCCCGGGCCGGGGAAACCAAAAAAACCTGTGCCCCACCGGATTCAGCGGGTGACTTCCGCGGCTGATCGGCCAGACGCCGGGTCTCCTCGTCGCTCAGAGTTGCGTGGCGAAGCTCTGACTGTGCAGGAACTCGGTCTGGAGCGTGCCCAGTTCATGGATGCCCCAGACTGGGGTGTGGAAGGCGGGAGTACCTTCAGCTCTCCGGTAACCCCCTCCGGCATGTGGCCGTACGTCCGGCGGTTGCCGGGCACGAGGTCGGCCGCCGCCGGCCTGCTCGCCGCCCTCGCCCTGCCCGAGCCCCTGGGAGCAACCGCGTCCACCACCCGGCCCGCGGCCGCGGACCACCCCTTCCGTCTCGACCGGTACTACACAACCAGCGGGACCCCCAGACGCCGCTGCCCGGCGGCCGTGCCATGCACCGTGCCCTCCACGGATCGCGCCTCGTGTACGTCCGCGGCGTCGGACTCGACCGTCGTCTCGCAGCGGCCACGCCATCTACGGCTTCCCCGGCGGCCCCGCCTGCGTCACCCGCACCGTCAACACCTGCCTCACGGACGGGCGCCTGCCGAACTACACGCAGCCCGACTGGATTTGAGCGGGTGCGCGCACTCACCGGCGGCGCGGCCGTCGACGTGGTGTTCGACGGCGTGGGCGGCGAGATCGGCACGGGGGCGGCCTCTCTGGTCGAGGCCGGCGGGCGATTCGTGCCGACCGGCGCGGCCGGCGGCGTGTACACGGACGCCGCGGCGCTCGCGGCTCGGGGTGTCACCGTGCTCGGCCTGCAGCAGGTGATGGAGAGGG
Protein-coding sequences here:
- a CDS encoding zinc-binding dehydrogenase, whose amino-acid sequence is MAVRPAVAGHEVGRRRPARRPRPARAPGSNRVHHPARGRGPPLPSRPVLHNQRDPQTPLPGGRAMHRALHGSRLVYVRGVGLDRRLAAATPSTASPAAPPASPAPSTPASRTGACRTTRSPTGFERVRALTGGAAVDVVFDGVGGEIGTGAASLVEAGGRFVPTGAAGGVYTDAAALAARGVTVLGLQQVMERGLNLRESAVTVLEEAAAGRLRPVIGRTFPLERAADAHAAMEARTTIGKTLLLV
- a CDS encoding ABC transporter substrate-binding protein, encoding MPLLPRRGTAAAALALATALSLTACGGSSDDGEASPSAGAGNKKDVAKGGKDFADAAKKTAAMGTDAEPGEWPRTVTHAMGKTEIKTQPKRVVVLDVGELDNVVSLGIEPVGLAPTEGSPELPSYLKKDSGNPKNVGTINNLNLEAIAALKPDLILGSQLRAADKYDELSQIAPTVFSVRPGFTWKENYLLNAAALDKTAQAKEKLAAYEEKADALGEKLGDDKPTVSMVRFMPDGVIRLYANASFIGTILKDSGIPRPENQDIEDLAAEISAENIDQADADYIFTGVYGDPKATDKSKAQGNPLWKNLDAVKAGHAYDVPDETWYLGLGVTAADEVLADLEQHLTK
- a CDS encoding FecCD family ABC transporter permease; translated protein: MTDSGITDGGRTAPSLRPAGHAVLRTGRGNSFLVHRRSVVVGCVLAVLLTAAVVASLSVGESFVSPGEVVRVLLGLPSPDQLVVGTLRLPRLVTGLLVGAAFGVSGALIQTMARNPLASPDVIGVTHGAGAATVAAMTFGLTSYAVLPYVSVAGGMLAALLVYVLAWRGGLAASRFVLVGIGISVALGSLTRLLVTKGDYLVAQQAKTWLTGSLNGRGYDQAAPLATVLLLLVPFLLWAARAQRNAAFDDDTATALGIRLGRVRLGLSVLGVVLASAATGAAGPVDFVALLAPQIARRLTRTPHPPLVCAALTGALIVVVADLLARKLLSPLELPVGVFTAFVGAPYLLWLIVRTRSGRIGGTA